One genomic window of Melospiza melodia melodia isolate bMelMel2 unplaced genomic scaffold, bMelMel2.pri scaffold_48, whole genome shotgun sequence includes the following:
- the LOC134413735 gene encoding olfactory receptor 14A16-like has product MSNSSSIRYFLLLALADTRQLQLLHFCLLLGISLAALLGNGLVISAIACGHHLHTPMFFFLLNLALSDLGCICTTVPKAMHNSLWDTRDISYSGCTAQLFFFLFFISAEFSLLTIMCYDRYVSICKPLHYGTLLGSRACAHMAAAAWASAFLNDVMHTANTFSLSLCHGNALGQFFCEIPQILKLSCSNSYIRELGLIAVSACLGFGCFVYIVFSYVQIFRAVLRIPSEHGWHKAFSTCLPHLAVVSLFVSTGIFTYLKSPSIFSPSLDLALSILYSMVPPALNPLIYSLRNAELKAAVWRLMTGWYQKH; this is encoded by the coding sequence atgtccaacagcagctccatcaggtacttcctcctgctggcattggcagacacccggcagctgcagctcctgcacttctgcctcttgctgggcatctccctggctgccctcctgggcaatggcctcgtcatcagcgccatagcctgcggccaccacctgcacacgcccatgttcttcttcctgctcaacctggccctcagcgacctgggctgcatctgcaccactgtccccaaagccatgcacaattccctctgggacaccagggacatctcctactcaggatgtactgctcagctctttttctttctcttctttatttcagcagagttttccctcctgaccatcatgtgctatgaccgctacgtgtccatctgcaaacccctgcactacgggaccctcctgggcagcagagcttgtgcccacatggcagcagctgcctgggccagtgcctttctcaatgatgtcatgcacacagccaatacattttccctgtccctgtgccatggcaatgccctgggccagttcttctgtgaaatcccacagatcctcaagctctcctgctcaaattcctacattagggaacttgggctcattgctgtcagtgcctgtttaggttttggttgttttgtgtacattgttttctcctatgtgcagatcttcagggctgtgctgaggatcccttcTGAGcatggatggcacaaagccttttccacctgcctccctcacttggctgtAGTCTCTCTGTTTGTCAGTACTGGCATATTTACCTACTTGAAGTCCCCCTCcatcttctccccatccctggatctggccctatcAATTCTGTACTCaatggtgcctccagccctgaaccccctcatctacagcctgagaaacgcagagctcaaggctgcagtgtggagactgatgactggatggtatcagaaacattaa